One Macrobrachium rosenbergii isolate ZJJX-2024 chromosome 10, ASM4041242v1, whole genome shotgun sequence DNA window includes the following coding sequences:
- the kappaB-Ras gene encoding NF-kappa-B inhibitor-interacting Ras-like protein 2 isoform X1, with product MGRTSRVIVVGGRGTGKTSILERAIYANSMLDKQPYIPTLEDTYVGIVETERGTREKLRFYDTAGLDARNRTLPVHYHSLADGYIIVYSIADNISFQLLTDIKKDIDKNKDKKDVPIIILGNKSDTAEEERAVELNIAERWAAMERLRIWEVNVKDRSLLLEPIMNLASRLNPQPSKTSFPQLTMGRKNKD from the exons ATGGGTCGTACGAGTCGAGTTATTGTTGTTGGAGGGAGAGGAACAGGCAAAACTTCAATTCTTGAAAGAGCGATATATGCAAACTCCATGCTGGATAAA CAGCCTTATATCCCAACACTGGAGGACACCTACGTGGGGATTGTGGAGACTGAGCGTGGAACTCGAGAGAAGTTACGATTTTATGACACAGCCGGATTAGATGCTCGGAACAGAACGCTGCCAGTACATTACCATAGTCTTGCTGATGGGTACATAATTGTTTATTCCATTGCAGACAACATATCATTCCAGCTTTTAACAGATATCAAGAAGGACATTGATAAGAATAAAGACAAGAAAGAT GTTCCCATTATAATCTTGGGCAACAAAAGTGACACAGCAGAAGAGGAGCGAGCTGTTGAGTTGAACATAGCTGAGCGATGGGCAGCCATGGAAAGGTTAAGGATATGGGAAGTTAATGTCAAAGACAGGTCATTGCTCTTGGAACCTATTATGAATTTAGCATCTCGCTTAAATCCTCAACCCAGCAAGACTTCTTTCCCACAGTTAACGATGGGTCGGAAGAATAAAGATTGA
- the kappaB-Ras gene encoding NF-kappa-B inhibitor-interacting Ras-like protein 2 isoform X2, translating into MGRTSRVIVVGGRGTGKTSILERAIYANSMLDKPYIPTLEDTYVGIVETERGTREKLRFYDTAGLDARNRTLPVHYHSLADGYIIVYSIADNISFQLLTDIKKDIDKNKDKKDVPIIILGNKSDTAEEERAVELNIAERWAAMERLRIWEVNVKDRSLLLEPIMNLASRLNPQPSKTSFPQLTMGRKNKD; encoded by the exons ATGGGTCGTACGAGTCGAGTTATTGTTGTTGGAGGGAGAGGAACAGGCAAAACTTCAATTCTTGAAAGAGCGATATATGCAAACTCCATGCTGGATAAA CCTTATATCCCAACACTGGAGGACACCTACGTGGGGATTGTGGAGACTGAGCGTGGAACTCGAGAGAAGTTACGATTTTATGACACAGCCGGATTAGATGCTCGGAACAGAACGCTGCCAGTACATTACCATAGTCTTGCTGATGGGTACATAATTGTTTATTCCATTGCAGACAACATATCATTCCAGCTTTTAACAGATATCAAGAAGGACATTGATAAGAATAAAGACAAGAAAGAT GTTCCCATTATAATCTTGGGCAACAAAAGTGACACAGCAGAAGAGGAGCGAGCTGTTGAGTTGAACATAGCTGAGCGATGGGCAGCCATGGAAAGGTTAAGGATATGGGAAGTTAATGTCAAAGACAGGTCATTGCTCTTGGAACCTATTATGAATTTAGCATCTCGCTTAAATCCTCAACCCAGCAAGACTTCTTTCCCACAGTTAACGATGGGTCGGAAGAATAAAGATTGA